In Janibacter alkaliphilus, the following proteins share a genomic window:
- the clpS gene encoding ATP-dependent Clp protease adapter ClpS, producing the protein MSIAPAEQTTEEISATEDLDVPWITLVWNDPVNLMSYVTWVFQTHFGYPTEHAERLMMDVHHKGRAVVSTGPKEQMESDTEALQGYGLWATYQKDS; encoded by the coding sequence GTGTCCATCGCGCCCGCCGAGCAGACCACCGAGGAGATCTCGGCCACGGAGGATCTCGACGTCCCGTGGATCACCCTCGTCTGGAACGACCCGGTGAACCTCATGTCCTACGTGACCTGGGTCTTCCAGACCCACTTCGGCTACCCCACGGAGCACGCCGAGCGGCTCATGATGGACGTCCACCACAAGGGGCGGGCGGTCGTCTCCACCGGGCCCAAGGAGCAGATGGAGTCCGACACCGAGGCGCTGCAGGGCTACGGCCTGTGGGCGACCTACCAGAAGGACAGCTGA
- a CDS encoding isochorismatase family protein, giving the protein MSRALVLVDIQNDFCEGGSMGVDGGAEVARRAAELVQGDAAGERRYAAVVATADWHIDPGSHWAAPSDEPDFATSWPVHCKVGTLGSDFHGNLSPAMPLIDAIFRKGEYEAAYSGFEGRTEDGEGLATWLRAKGVDSLDVCGIATDYCVRATVLDGVREGFAVTVLDELVAGVAPGSTETAWAEMAEAGAQRA; this is encoded by the coding sequence ATGAGCCGCGCGCTGGTCCTCGTCGACATCCAGAACGACTTCTGCGAAGGGGGCTCGATGGGCGTCGACGGCGGCGCCGAGGTCGCCCGCCGCGCGGCCGAGCTCGTGCAGGGCGACGCGGCCGGCGAGCGCCGCTACGCCGCGGTGGTCGCCACCGCGGACTGGCACATCGACCCCGGGAGCCACTGGGCGGCGCCCAGCGACGAGCCCGACTTCGCCACCTCCTGGCCGGTGCACTGCAAGGTGGGCACCCTCGGCAGCGACTTCCACGGCAACCTCTCCCCGGCGATGCCGCTGATCGACGCGATCTTCCGCAAGGGCGAGTACGAGGCGGCCTACAGCGGCTTCGAGGGCCGCACCGAGGACGGTGAGGGGCTGGCGACCTGGCTGCGAGCGAAGGGGGTCGACAGCCTCGACGTGTGCGGGATCGCCACCGACTACTGCGTGCGGGCCACGGTGCTCGACGGGGTGCGCGAGGGCTTCGCGGTGACCGTCCTCGACGAGCTCGTCGCCGGGGTGGCCCCTGGCAGCACCGAGACGGCGTGGGCGGAGATGGCCGAGGCGGGCGCGCAGCGGGCCTGA
- a CDS encoding ATP-binding cassette domain-containing protein translates to MSEPVVEVSALEHRYPDGHLALGGVDLRVARGERVALLGPNGAGKTTLVLHLNGILTAASGTVHISGLPVARPHLQQIRRRVGIVFQDPDDQLFMPTVADDVAFGPRNLGLSEPEVQHRVTEALAAVGMTEVRAQAPHHLSFGQKRRVAVATVLAMEPEILVLDEPSSNLDPASRRELAEVVERLGITVLMVTHDLPYALELCERAVVLSEGAVVADGATRDVLGDADLMRAHRLELPYGFDPRSVPGRRGAAPPPA, encoded by the coding sequence GTGAGCGAGCCGGTCGTGGAGGTCTCCGCCCTCGAGCACCGCTACCCGGACGGCCACCTCGCGCTCGGCGGAGTCGACCTGCGGGTCGCCCGGGGTGAGCGCGTCGCGCTGCTCGGACCCAACGGGGCCGGCAAGACCACGCTGGTGCTGCACCTCAACGGCATCCTCACCGCCGCCTCCGGGACGGTGCACATCTCCGGCCTGCCGGTCGCTCGCCCCCATCTGCAGCAGATCCGCCGACGGGTCGGCATCGTCTTCCAGGACCCCGACGACCAGCTCTTCATGCCGACGGTCGCCGACGACGTCGCCTTCGGCCCGCGCAACCTCGGTCTCTCCGAGCCCGAGGTGCAGCACCGGGTGACCGAGGCGCTGGCGGCGGTCGGGATGACCGAGGTCCGCGCCCAGGCGCCGCACCATCTCAGCTTCGGTCAGAAGCGCCGGGTGGCCGTGGCAACGGTGCTGGCGATGGAACCGGAGATCCTCGTCCTCGACGAACCCAGCAGCAACCTCGACCCGGCCTCCAGGCGCGAGCTGGCCGAGGTCGTCGAGCGGCTCGGCATCACGGTGCTCATGGTCACCCACGACCTGCCCTACGCGCTGGAGCTCTGCGAGCGGGCGGTGGTGCTCTCCGAGGGTGCGGTCGTGGCTGACGGCGCCACCAGGGACGTCCTCGGCGACGCCGACCTGATGCGCGCGCACCGGCTCGAGCTGCCCTACGGCTTCGACCCCCGCTCGGTACCGGGCCGGCGCGGAGCAGCGCCCCCGCCCGCCTAG
- a CDS encoding alpha/beta fold hydrolase, whose amino-acid sequence MQILSDLQLPGGTRTSIQGAAADDDGSPVLLLLPAMGVAAGYYGPFIDALAAEGVTAAVVDYPGQGESRPVVGRRHDYGYGALATAWLDAAAQALAETFPGRPVVLAGHSLGGQVLLTRLARRSTEVVGAVLIGSGSPYWRAQPSPLTILVQTQTMAAVTALLRYWPGHRIGFGGRQPRTLVAEWARFARSGVLAPDGAAVEPRLVDVQVPLLAIDLDNDELAPPGSVDHLVSKLPRASVDRWRFRKDDGAPGRPVDHYSFARSPQGLVEKVAGWVRALDQPGAAQTS is encoded by the coding sequence GTGCAGATCCTCTCCGACCTCCAGCTGCCCGGCGGTACCCGCACGAGCATCCAGGGCGCCGCGGCCGACGACGACGGCTCCCCGGTCCTGCTGCTGCTGCCGGCGATGGGGGTCGCCGCCGGCTACTACGGCCCCTTCATCGACGCGCTGGCCGCCGAGGGCGTGACCGCCGCGGTCGTCGACTACCCGGGTCAGGGCGAGAGCCGGCCGGTCGTCGGGAGACGGCACGACTACGGCTACGGGGCGCTGGCGACCGCCTGGCTGGACGCCGCCGCGCAGGCCCTGGCCGAGACCTTCCCCGGCCGACCCGTCGTGCTGGCCGGGCACAGCCTCGGCGGGCAGGTGCTGCTCACCCGACTGGCCCGACGCAGCACCGAGGTCGTCGGCGCGGTCCTCATCGGCTCCGGGTCGCCCTACTGGCGGGCGCAGCCGTCGCCGCTGACGATCCTCGTGCAGACCCAGACGATGGCCGCGGTCACCGCGCTGCTGCGCTACTGGCCCGGGCACCGGATCGGCTTCGGAGGACGCCAGCCGCGCACCCTCGTCGCCGAGTGGGCCCGCTTCGCCCGCTCCGGGGTGCTCGCGCCCGACGGCGCTGCCGTCGAGCCCCGGCTCGTCGACGTCCAGGTGCCGCTGCTGGCCATCGACCTGGACAACGACGAGCTCGCCCCGCCGGGCAGCGTGGACCACCTGGTGAGCAAGCTGCCGCGGGCGAGCGTGGATCGCTGGCGCTTCCGCAAGGACGACGGGGCCCCGGGCCGCCCGGTGGACCACTACTCCTTCGCCCGCAGCCCGCAGGGGCTGGTGGAGAAGGTGGCCGGCTGGGTGCGCGCGCTCGACCAGCCGGGCGCTGCTCAGACCTCGTAG
- the murI gene encoding glutamate racemase — protein sequence MVDSPIGIFDSGFGGLTVARSVIDQLPHESIAYLGDTARAPYGPRPIAETRRFALECLDRLVEHGVKLLVIACNTASAAVLHDARERYDVPVIEVIRPAVRRAVLATRNHRIGVISTRGTHQSRAYLDAFAAAPHLHVASRPCPRFVELVEAGHTSGPEVLRVAHEYLDPLREDDVDTLVLGCTHYPLLTGAISYVMGDGVTLVSSAEETAKDVYRVLADRGLLRPESLPVPSHGFTTTGDPEQFRVLARRFLGPEVADVFGNMGGAA from the coding sequence GTGGTCGACTCACCCATCGGCATCTTCGACTCCGGCTTCGGAGGTCTGACCGTCGCCCGGTCCGTCATCGACCAGCTGCCGCACGAGTCGATCGCCTACCTCGGCGACACCGCCCGCGCCCCCTACGGCCCGCGCCCGATCGCCGAGACCCGCCGGTTCGCGCTGGAGTGCCTCGACCGGCTCGTCGAGCACGGCGTGAAGCTGCTGGTCATCGCCTGCAACACCGCCAGCGCGGCCGTGCTGCACGACGCCCGGGAGCGCTACGACGTGCCGGTGATCGAGGTCATCCGCCCGGCAGTCCGCCGTGCCGTGCTGGCCACCCGCAACCACCGGATCGGGGTCATCTCCACCCGCGGCACCCACCAGTCCCGGGCCTACCTCGACGCCTTCGCCGCCGCCCCGCACCTGCACGTCGCCAGCCGGCCGTGCCCCCGCTTCGTCGAGCTCGTCGAGGCCGGGCACACCTCCGGCCCCGAGGTGCTGCGGGTCGCGCACGAGTACCTCGACCCGCTGCGCGAGGACGACGTCGACACCCTCGTCCTCGGCTGCACCCACTACCCGTTGCTGACCGGGGCCATCTCCTACGTCATGGGTGACGGGGTGACGCTCGTCTCGTCCGCCGAGGAGACGGCCAAGGACGTCTACCGTGTGCTTGCCGACCGTGGGCTGCTGCGCCCGGAGTCGTTGCCGGTGCCGAGCCACGGCTTCACCACCACCGGCGACCCGGAGCAGTTCCGCGTGCTGGCCAGGCGCTTCCTCGGGCCCGAGGTGGCGGACGTCTTCGGCAACATGGGAGGGGCCGCGTGA
- a CDS encoding DUF2017 domain-containing protein: MARAFQPDGDLLVALLDEQERAVLRGLLEQVRGLVQPAERPEGAGSDDPFEAIVAGLGELSTAAPETAEDALPGRGFGLDADRDPALDRLFPAGNREDEQEAAEFRRFTEQGLRRRKHDNLTAAVAALDAVEGDELRLTRAQAPAVLVALTDLRLVMGERLGLRTDEDAERLEQAVDELDEDDPALFVLAVYDFVTWLQESLTQALMAG, from the coding sequence ATGGCCCGCGCCTTCCAGCCCGACGGCGACCTGCTCGTCGCCCTGCTCGACGAGCAGGAGCGGGCCGTGCTGCGCGGCCTGCTCGAGCAGGTACGCGGCCTCGTCCAGCCCGCCGAGCGCCCGGAGGGTGCCGGCTCGGACGACCCCTTCGAGGCCATCGTCGCCGGCCTCGGCGAGCTCTCCACCGCCGCCCCGGAGACCGCCGAGGACGCCCTGCCCGGTCGCGGCTTCGGCCTGGACGCCGACCGCGACCCCGCCCTGGACCGGCTCTTCCCGGCCGGCAACCGGGAGGACGAGCAGGAGGCCGCCGAGTTCCGCCGGTTCACCGAGCAGGGGCTGCGGCGCCGCAAGCACGACAACCTCACCGCCGCCGTCGCCGCGCTGGACGCGGTCGAGGGCGACGAGCTGCGGCTGACCCGGGCCCAGGCGCCGGCGGTGCTCGTCGCGCTCACCGACCTGCGCCTGGTCATGGGCGAGCGCCTCGGGCTGCGCACCGACGAGGACGCCGAGCGGCTGGAGCAGGCGGTCGACGAGCTCGACGAGGACGACCCGGCGCTCTTCGTGCTGGCCGTCTACGACTTCGTCACCTGGCTGCAGGAGTCGCTCACCCAGGCGCTGATGGCCGGCTGA
- a CDS encoding MBL fold metallo-hydrolase, with amino-acid sequence MRLTVVGCSGSFAGPSSPASSYLVTTEHEGRTWRVLLDLGSGALGALQRHIDPVELDAVLLTHLHPDHCIDLLGLYVTRQYRPTGRPRHRLPVHAPAGARQRIDAAYESIEEPGTDAVFDYHEITDREPVRVGPFVITPYLVHHPVEAYGFRVEAQGRVLAYTGDTDSCDALAPLLTGAHLALTDSAFVEGRDTIRGIHLTGRRAAEAAVAAGGVQRLMLTHIPAWNAPGECHAEADQVWPGEVELAQPDAVYEV; translated from the coding sequence GTGAGACTCACCGTCGTCGGCTGCTCCGGCTCCTTCGCCGGCCCGTCCTCGCCGGCCTCGAGCTACCTCGTCACCACCGAGCACGAGGGCCGCACCTGGCGGGTGCTGCTGGACCTCGGCAGCGGCGCGCTGGGCGCGCTGCAGCGGCACATCGACCCGGTCGAGCTGGACGCGGTGCTGCTCACGCACCTGCACCCGGACCACTGCATCGACCTGCTCGGGCTCTACGTCACCCGGCAGTACCGGCCGACCGGGCGGCCCCGGCACCGGCTGCCGGTGCACGCCCCGGCCGGGGCGCGGCAGCGGATCGACGCGGCCTACGAGTCGATCGAGGAGCCGGGCACCGACGCGGTCTTCGACTACCACGAGATCACCGACCGGGAGCCGGTGCGGGTCGGCCCCTTCGTCATCACCCCCTACCTCGTGCACCACCCGGTGGAGGCCTACGGCTTCCGGGTCGAGGCGCAGGGTCGGGTGCTGGCCTACACCGGCGACACCGACTCCTGCGACGCGCTGGCGCCGCTGCTGACCGGGGCGCACCTGGCGCTGACCGACTCCGCCTTCGTCGAGGGCCGCGACACCATCCGCGGGATCCACCTCACCGGGCGTCGCGCTGCCGAGGCGGCGGTGGCCGCCGGCGGGGTGCAGCGGCTCATGCTCACCCACATCCCGGCGTGGAACGCGCCGGGGGAGTGCCACGCCGAGGCCGACCAGGTCTGGCCCGGCGAGGTCGAGCTCGCCCAGCCCGACGCGGTCTACGAGGTCTGA
- the rph gene encoding ribonuclease PH, with translation MTDTPRHDGRTPEDLREVRITRNWLDHAEGSVLVEFGRTRVLCAASFTEGVPRWLKGRGTGWVTSEYEMLPRSTNTRSDREARKGKVGGRTHEISRLIGRALRAVIDTKALGENTIVVDCDVLQADGGTRTASITGAYVALVDAVEDARARGLITADAQPLTGSVAAVSVGIVDGRAVCDLDYPEDSTAGTDMNVVMTGDGQYVEVQGTAEGTPFGRGELDTLLGLAETGCAELTRRQHEALAQTARERVR, from the coding sequence ATGACAGACACCCCGCGACACGACGGCCGCACCCCCGAGGACCTGCGGGAGGTGCGGATCACCCGCAACTGGCTCGACCACGCCGAGGGCAGCGTGCTCGTCGAGTTCGGCCGCACCCGGGTGCTGTGCGCCGCCTCCTTCACCGAAGGGGTGCCGCGCTGGCTCAAGGGCAGGGGCACCGGCTGGGTCACCTCGGAGTACGAGATGCTGCCGCGCAGCACGAACACCCGCTCCGACCGGGAGGCCCGCAAGGGCAAGGTCGGTGGCCGCACCCACGAGATCAGCCGGCTCATCGGTCGGGCGCTGCGCGCGGTCATCGACACCAAGGCCCTCGGCGAGAACACCATCGTCGTCGACTGCGACGTGCTGCAGGCCGACGGCGGCACCCGCACCGCCTCGATCACCGGCGCCTACGTCGCCCTCGTCGACGCCGTCGAGGACGCCCGGGCGCGCGGCCTCATCACGGCCGACGCGCAGCCGCTCACCGGCTCGGTGGCCGCGGTCTCGGTCGGCATCGTCGACGGGCGCGCGGTCTGCGACCTGGACTACCCCGAGGACTCGACCGCCGGCACCGACATGAACGTCGTCATGACCGGCGACGGTCAGTACGTCGAGGTGCAGGGCACCGCCGAGGGGACCCCCTTCGGCCGCGGCGAGCTGGACACCCTGCTCGGCCTCGCCGAGACCGGGTGCGCCGAGCTCACCCGCCGCCAGCACGAGGCGCTGGCCCAGACCGCGCGGGAGCGGGTGCGCTGA
- the bcp gene encoding thioredoxin-dependent thiol peroxidase, whose product MTERLQPGDTAPDFTLTDDTGQQISLSDLRGRRVIVYFYPAAMTPGCTTQACDFSESLEDLKEAGTEVVGISPDDPEKLARFRERDGLSIMLLSDPDKAVMTAWGAYGEKKLYGKVVEGVIRSTIVVGEDGVVTHALYNVKATGHVARVRRDLGIG is encoded by the coding sequence GTGACCGAGCGACTGCAGCCGGGGGACACCGCCCCCGACTTCACCCTGACCGACGACACCGGCCAGCAGATCAGCCTGAGCGACCTGCGCGGACGCCGGGTGATCGTCTACTTCTACCCGGCGGCGATGACCCCGGGGTGCACCACCCAGGCGTGCGACTTCAGCGAGTCCCTGGAGGACCTGAAGGAGGCCGGCACCGAGGTCGTCGGGATCTCCCCGGACGACCCGGAGAAGCTGGCCCGCTTCCGCGAGCGCGACGGGCTGAGCATCATGCTGCTGTCCGACCCGGACAAGGCGGTGATGACCGCGTGGGGCGCCTATGGTGAGAAGAAGCTGTACGGCAAGGTCGTCGAGGGCGTCATCCGCTCGACGATCGTTGTCGGAGAGGACGGCGTCGTCACCCACGCCCTCTACAACGTCAAGGCGACCGGCCACGTGGCCCGGGTCCGCCGCGACCTGGGCATCGGATGA
- a CDS encoding energy-coupling factor ABC transporter permease, translating to MHVPDGFLDGPTSVATGVIAVAGVGAALWRTRGRLDEPTAPLAGLVAAFVFAAQMINFPVAGGTSGHLLGGALAAVLVGPWMATLCLAAVLVVQTLLFADGGVSAMGTNVTLFAVVGVWVGWGVFVACRSVLPRRASSVSVSAAVAAFVSVPATAAVFALLFQVGGAAPVPLDTLMAAMLSWHALIGIGEAVITFLVVSAVMATRPDLVHGAEGRRPEAAPRRAATEATR from the coding sequence ATGCACGTACCCGACGGATTCCTCGACGGCCCGACATCGGTCGCCACCGGCGTGATCGCCGTGGCCGGGGTGGGCGCCGCGCTGTGGCGCACCCGCGGACGCCTCGACGAGCCCACCGCCCCGCTGGCGGGACTCGTGGCCGCCTTCGTCTTCGCCGCGCAGATGATCAACTTCCCGGTCGCCGGCGGCACCTCGGGCCACCTTCTCGGCGGCGCGCTGGCGGCCGTGCTCGTCGGACCGTGGATGGCCACGCTCTGCCTCGCCGCCGTGCTCGTCGTGCAGACCCTGCTCTTCGCGGACGGTGGGGTGTCGGCCATGGGTACCAACGTGACCCTCTTCGCGGTGGTCGGCGTCTGGGTGGGCTGGGGCGTCTTCGTCGCCTGCCGGTCGGTGCTGCCCCGTCGTGCCTCGTCGGTATCCGTCTCGGCGGCCGTCGCGGCCTTCGTCTCGGTCCCGGCCACGGCCGCGGTCTTCGCGCTGCTCTTCCAGGTCGGCGGTGCCGCCCCGGTGCCGTTGGACACGTTGATGGCGGCGATGCTGTCCTGGCACGCCCTCATCGGGATCGGTGAGGCCGTGATCACCTTCCTCGTGGTCTCGGCGGTGATGGCCACCCGACCCGACCTCGTGCACGGCGCCGAAGGTCGTCGTCCCGAGGCAGCACCCCGACGGGCCGCGACGGAGGCCACCCGATGA
- a CDS encoding nicotinate phosphoribosyltransferase — protein sequence MSDGPGAPHGRSSSSALHTDHYELTMLQAALRSGTASRRCVFETFARRLPAGRRYGVVAGTGRLLEAIERFRFGDAEIADLRERGVVDEDTLDFLAGYRFDGDIWGYAEGETYFPYSPVLVVESDFAHGVILETLILSILNHDSAVASAASRMTGAAGTRPCIEMGSRRTHDEAAVAAARAAYVAGFATTSNLEAGRRHGVPTSGTSAHAFTLLHDSEREAFAAQVAAFGPGTTLLVDTYDVTQGVQTAVEVAGTGLGGVRLDSGDLVVQAREVREQLDGLGATDTRIVVTSDLDEHAIAALAAAPVDGYGVGTRVVTGSGHPTASMVYKLVAREDAQGRMMGVAKKSQDKQSVGGRKYALRRRNLNGIAEAEVLGIGEPPQGDDDDRDMLVPLVREGVVLTGEHATLDGARARHEASVAELPRSAHQLSQGEPAIETTFLTDTP from the coding sequence GTGAGCGACGGACCCGGAGCACCCCACGGCCGGTCGAGCAGCAGCGCGCTGCACACCGACCACTACGAGCTGACCATGCTGCAGGCGGCGCTGCGCTCCGGCACGGCCTCGCGGCGGTGCGTCTTCGAGACCTTCGCCCGGCGGCTGCCGGCCGGGCGGCGCTACGGCGTGGTCGCCGGCACCGGGCGGCTGCTGGAGGCCATCGAGCGGTTCCGCTTCGGCGACGCCGAGATCGCCGACCTGCGCGAGCGCGGTGTCGTCGACGAGGACACCCTGGACTTCCTCGCCGGCTACCGCTTCGACGGGGACATCTGGGGCTACGCCGAGGGCGAGACGTACTTCCCCTACTCCCCTGTGCTCGTCGTGGAGTCCGACTTCGCCCACGGGGTGATCCTCGAGACGCTGATCCTCTCGATCCTCAACCACGACTCCGCGGTCGCCTCAGCGGCCTCCCGGATGACCGGGGCCGCCGGCACCCGGCCGTGCATCGAGATGGGCTCGCGGCGCACCCACGACGAGGCCGCGGTGGCCGCGGCCCGGGCGGCCTACGTGGCCGGCTTCGCCACCACCTCCAACCTCGAGGCCGGGCGCCGGCACGGGGTGCCCACCAGCGGCACCTCGGCGCACGCCTTCACCCTGCTGCACGACTCGGAGCGGGAGGCCTTCGCCGCCCAGGTGGCCGCCTTCGGACCGGGGACCACGCTGCTGGTGGACACCTACGACGTCACCCAGGGGGTGCAGACCGCGGTCGAGGTGGCCGGCACCGGGCTGGGCGGGGTCCGCCTGGACTCCGGGGACCTCGTCGTGCAGGCCCGGGAGGTGCGCGAGCAGCTGGACGGTCTCGGCGCCACGGACACCCGGATCGTCGTCACCTCCGACCTGGACGAGCACGCCATCGCCGCGCTGGCCGCGGCGCCGGTCGACGGCTACGGGGTCGGCACCCGGGTGGTCACCGGCTCGGGGCACCCGACGGCCTCGATGGTCTACAAGCTCGTCGCCCGCGAGGACGCGCAGGGTCGGATGATGGGCGTCGCCAAGAAGAGCCAGGACAAGCAGTCCGTCGGCGGGCGCAAGTACGCGCTGAGGCGGCGCAACCTCAACGGGATCGCCGAGGCCGAGGTGCTCGGCATCGGTGAGCCGCCGCAGGGGGACGACGACGACCGGGACATGCTCGTGCCGCTGGTGCGCGAGGGGGTCGTCCTCACCGGCGAGCACGCCACCCTGGACGGGGCACGGGCCCGGCACGAGGCCTCTGTGGCCGAGCTGCCGCGCAGCGCCCACCAGCTGAGCCAGGGCGAGCCGGCGATCGAGACGACCTTCCTCACCGACACCCCCTGA
- a CDS encoding PDGLE domain-containing protein: protein MSRPTMSLRTFLVGALVVTLAVAGVVSFYASGHPDGLEHVAESLGFADSAQDGANSESPLADYGTSGVENERLSGGIAGVVGVLVVGLLVLGVARVLGRRGRD from the coding sequence ATGAGCCGGCCCACGATGTCGCTGCGGACCTTCCTCGTCGGCGCCCTGGTGGTCACCCTCGCCGTCGCCGGGGTGGTGAGCTTCTACGCCTCCGGCCACCCGGACGGCCTCGAGCACGTCGCCGAGTCGCTGGGCTTCGCCGACAGTGCCCAGGACGGCGCCAACAGCGAGTCACCGCTGGCCGACTACGGTACCAGCGGCGTGGAGAACGAGCGGCTCTCCGGCGGTATCGCCGGGGTGGTCGGCGTGCTCGTCGTCGGTCTGCTCGTGCTCGGCGTCGCCCGGGTGCTGGGCCGGCGCGGCCGCGACTGA
- the rdgB gene encoding RdgB/HAM1 family non-canonical purine NTP pyrophosphatase, giving the protein MPRQVVLATHNEHKVHELQQILGGAGLDLEVLTMSAFPEVADVAETEVSFAGNATLKAAAVAAATGLPALADDSGLSVDVLGGSPGIFSARWSGRHGGAELSRAEKDARNLQLLLDQLADVPDAHRGGAFRCAAALVAPGEEPVVVEGRLDGVIGGAPAGENGFGYDPVFVPEGRQRTLAEHSDEEKNAISHRGRAFRAMVPHLQTLV; this is encoded by the coding sequence ATGCCGCGGCAGGTCGTGCTGGCCACGCACAACGAGCACAAGGTGCACGAGCTGCAGCAGATCCTCGGCGGGGCCGGGCTCGACCTCGAGGTGCTGACGATGTCCGCCTTCCCCGAGGTGGCCGACGTCGCCGAGACCGAGGTCAGCTTCGCCGGCAACGCCACCCTCAAGGCGGCTGCCGTGGCCGCGGCCACCGGACTGCCCGCGCTCGCCGACGACAGCGGGCTGTCCGTCGACGTGCTCGGCGGCAGCCCCGGCATCTTCTCGGCGCGCTGGTCCGGGCGGCACGGCGGGGCGGAGCTCTCCCGCGCGGAGAAGGACGCCCGCAACCTGCAGCTGCTGCTCGATCAGCTGGCCGACGTCCCGGACGCGCACCGCGGCGGGGCCTTCCGCTGCGCCGCCGCACTGGTCGCCCCGGGGGAGGAGCCGGTGGTGGTCGAAGGGCGCCTGGACGGGGTCATCGGCGGTGCCCCCGCGGGGGAGAACGGTTTCGGCTACGACCCGGTCTTCGTGCCTGAGGGGCGGCAGCGCACCCTGGCGGAGCACAGCGACGAGGAGAAGAACGCGATCAGCCACCGGGGCCGTGCCTTCCGGGCGATGGTGCCGCACCTGCAGACGCTGGTCTGA
- the cbiQ gene encoding cobalt ECF transporter T component CbiQ has translation MHRAPAHVKVLAMLLFVVAVVATPREEVWAFGGHLVVLLLAVGWSGVPLRHLLPRMAVEIPFVCFALLMPLVATGPRVDVGPLSLSEPGLWGAWAILAKATLGTLASVLLASTTEPADIVEGLARLRVPGQLVQIISFMIRYAAVVGGQLRQMRIARQSRGFVGRSWRSWSALSGTLGALFVRSYERGERVHLSMLSRGYTGRGTTRAVDAVPGGVWAGALVLPAAALIVLLAARAPL, from the coding sequence GTGCACCGGGCGCCCGCGCACGTCAAGGTCCTGGCGATGCTGCTCTTCGTCGTCGCCGTCGTCGCCACCCCCCGGGAGGAGGTGTGGGCCTTCGGAGGCCACCTGGTCGTGCTGCTGCTCGCGGTGGGCTGGTCCGGGGTCCCGCTGCGCCACCTCCTGCCGCGGATGGCGGTCGAGATCCCGTTCGTGTGCTTCGCGCTGCTCATGCCTCTGGTGGCCACCGGCCCGCGCGTCGACGTCGGACCGCTGAGCCTCTCCGAGCCCGGCCTGTGGGGGGCATGGGCGATCCTGGCCAAGGCCACCCTGGGCACCCTCGCCTCGGTGCTGCTGGCCTCCACCACCGAGCCGGCGGACATCGTCGAGGGCCTGGCCCGGCTCCGGGTGCCCGGTCAGCTCGTGCAGATCATCTCCTTCATGATCCGGTACGCCGCCGTGGTCGGTGGCCAGCTGCGGCAGATGCGGATCGCCCGCCAGTCGCGCGGCTTCGTCGGGCGCTCCTGGCGCTCCTGGTCAGCCCTGTCCGGCACCCTCGGCGCGCTCTTCGTGCGCTCCTACGAGAGGGGCGAACGGGTGCATCTGTCCATGCTGTCGCGCGGGTACACCGGGCGCGGCACGACCCGGGCGGTCGACGCGGTCCCCGGGGGCGTGTGGGCGGGCGCACTGGTGCTCCCGGCCGCGGCCCTCATCGTGCTGCTCGCGGCGAGGGCTCCGCTGTGA